A genomic segment from Amphiura filiformis chromosome 10, Afil_fr2py, whole genome shotgun sequence encodes:
- the LOC140163132 gene encoding adhesion G-protein coupled receptor D1-like, translating to MLHYLWLVVFMWMLMEGVYLFLKVNPSISFGMKLPICVPVAWGIPAVIAFTTLGIGISKYADPEKAGCWLPLTDGLIYAFVGPALLITVVNLIFLVVVIHTFLSLKTNQEKTEKDRIKASVRAMAILIPLLGLTWIFGVLQLDTASAVVFSYLFNIGNGLQGVFIFITQCLLDDDVKHFLKKKTSRGRVDGSSTTGSTGF from the exons ATGCTTCATTACCTGTGGTTGGTGGTGTTTATGTGGATGTTGATGGAAGGTGTATATCTTTTCTTGAAAGTCAACCCGAGTATCAGTTTTGGAATGAAACTACCGATATGCGTTCCTGTTGCATGGG GTATCCCAGCAGTTATTGCCTTCACAACGCTGGGAATAGGGATTTCCAAATATGCGGATCCGGAAAAAGCAGG ATGCTGGCTACCGTTAACAGACGGGTTGATTTATGCATTTGTCGGCCCGGCATTGCTTATCACAGTG GTGAACTTGATATTCTTAGTTGTCGTCATTCACACGTTCCTAAGTCTGAAAACAAACCAGGAAAAAACAGAAAAGGATCGTATTAA GGCTAGCGTGCGGGCCATGGCCATATTGATACCTCTGCTGGGTTTGACATGGATCTTTGGAGTGCTTCAACTTGACACGGCATCTGCTGTGGTGTTTTCATACCTCTTCAATATCGGAAATGGACTACAG ggggtgTTTATCTTTATCACACAGTGCTTGTTGGATGACGAT GTAAAACATTTTCTCAAGAAGAAAACTTCTCGTGGTCGTGTCGACGGATCCAGCACCACTGGAAGCACTGGCTTCTAA